One region of Oreochromis aureus strain Israel breed Guangdong linkage group 19, ZZ_aureus, whole genome shotgun sequence genomic DNA includes:
- the slc8a3 gene encoding sodium/calcium exchanger 3 isoform X3 yields MMKPDVPDRKLTSDEEEAKRIAEMGKPVLGEHSKLEVIIEESYEFKSTVDKLIKKTNLALVVGTNSWREQFMEAITVSADEDEDDTGEERLPSCFDYVMHFLTVFWKVLFACVPPTDYLNGWACFTISIIIIGLLTAVIGDLASHFGCTIGLKDSVTAVVFVALGTSVPDTFASKVAAVQDTYADASIGNVTGSNAVNVFLGIGMAWSVAAIYWHMKGKPFVVEAGSLAFSVTLFTIFAFLAISVLLYRRRAHIGGELGGPRGHRLATSAFLFSLWFLYILFSSLEAYCHIEGF; encoded by the exons ATGTACCAGACAGGAAGCTGACTTCTGACGAGGAGGAAGCCAAGCGCATCGCGGAGATGGGGAAGCCGGTGCTGGGAGAACACTCCAAGCTAGAAGTCATTATTGAGGAATCGTACGAGTTTAAG AGCACAGTGGATAAGCTTATCAAGAAGACCAACCTGGCTCTGGTGGTGGGAACAAACTCCTGGAGAGAGCAGTTCATGGAGGCCATTACAGTCAGTGCAG ATGAGGACGAGGACGACACAGGGGAAGAACGGCTTCCTTCCTGTTTTGACTACGTCATGCACTTCCTGACCGTCTTCTGGAAGGTTCTGTTTGCTTGTGTTCCTCCCACGGACTACCTGAACGGCTGGGCATGTTTCACCATCTCTATCATTATAATCGGCCTGCTCACGGCCGTCATCGGCGACCTGGCATCTCACTTCGGCTGCACTATTGGCCTAAAGGACTCAGTCACTGCTGTGGTTTTTGTGGCACTCGGCACCTCAGTCCCAG ACACCTTTGCCAGTAAAGTAGCAGCAGTCCAGGACACCTACGCAGACGCCTCCATTGGGAATGTGACTGGCAGCAACGCAGTCAATGTCTTCCTGGGAATCGGCATGGCCTGGTCAGTTGCGGCCATATACTGGCACATGAAAGGGAAGCCGTTTGTGGTGGAGGCCGGCTCGCTGGCCTTTTCTGTCACTCTCTTCACCATCTTCGCCTTCCTGGCCATCTCGGTGCTGCTTTACCGGCGCCGGGCCCACATCGGAGGAGAACTGGGCGGGCCCCGGGGACACAGACTGGCCACGTCAGCCTTCCTTTTCAGCCTCTGGTTTCTTTACATTCTCTTCTCCAGTCTGGAGGCCTACTGTCATATAGAGGGcttctaa